A single genomic interval of Schistocerca americana isolate TAMUIC-IGC-003095 chromosome 2, iqSchAmer2.1, whole genome shotgun sequence harbors:
- the LOC124594053 gene encoding translation initiation factor IF-2-like produces the protein MQDVWKRAIARQRGQTPAPRPKTPATRRPGVSFAAAASGAPSAVPTASVAPAPTASKAVLTPEAPVPPPQLLVTEPGAASPGTSAGLRPANRRRGGRRPVGTERSAPSVEQPQVDSHSEAATPPPSSDGAAPAASTADLTNLVAQLTALVTSATKLIEVLSQQLTAAVPMAAPAPTGVNTHQLHYGQR, from the exons ATGCAGGAC GTGTGGAAGCGTGCCATCGCTCGCCAACGTGGTCAAACACCCGCGCCCCGTCCGAAGACGCCAGCAACGAGACGGCCCGGCGTCTCTTTCGCGGCGGCAGCATCAGGGGCGCCCTCCGCCGTCCCGACAGCGTCTGTCGCTCCTGCTCCCACCGCATCCAAGGCCGTGCTAACACCTGAGGCTCCTGTGCCTCCACCCCAGCTGCTAGTGACGGAACCGGGAGCTGCCTCTCCCGGGACTTCGGCCGGACTGCGCCCCGCCAACCGCCGGCGCGGGGGTCGACGCCCCGTGGGTACCGAGCGCTCAGCGCCGTCAGTGgagcagccccaggtggactctcacagcgaAGCAGCCACGCCTCCCCCTTCCAGCGACGGGGCCGCTCCTGCTGCCTCCACCGCTGATCTGACCAACCTCGTCGCACAGCTCACTGCCCTGGTGACCAGTGCCACGAAGTTGATCgaagtcctgtcgcagcaactcaccgctgcagtgccgatGGCCGCTCCGGCCCCGACCGGTGTCAACACTCACCAGCTGCACTATGGGCagcgttag